One stretch of Monomorium pharaonis isolate MP-MQ-018 chromosome 10, ASM1337386v2, whole genome shotgun sequence DNA includes these proteins:
- the LOC118647814 gene encoding uncharacterized protein LOC118647814 isoform X1, with product MSLFKMVKLSCTIWALVLKSLKIPIFQTCFANALEDEFGYPLISSPPITSFLIAVSVYVIVVNSTIFPQSFRQPKPVFMCLYEFLVTAFFLEFAITCIWTPIDVLILSTLPKKIYPVLNQLKLGNAAVMFSTIKSYMTILTNVVATTIFLITLHVSKAVDFKDLTDNGVIYFLGNLGTRFWQRLRREFPEVKTIKENRYRYNNRRSDRNKNRIIIRYR from the exons atgtcattgTTCAAAATGGTAAAATTATCGTGCACGATATGGGCATTAGTgcttaaaagtttaaaaattccGATTTTTCAAACGTGCTTTGCTAACGCTTTGGAAGACGAATTTGGTTATCCTCTGATATCGAGTCCGCCAATTACGTCTTTCTTAATTGCGGTAAGTGTCTACGTTATCGTCGTCAATTCCACGATATTCCCACAATCTTTCCGACAACCGAAACCTGTTTTTATGTGTTTGTATGAG TTTCTCGTAACCGCGTTTTTTCTGGAATTTGCAATCACATGTATATGGACGCCTATAGACGTACTTATCTTAAGCACGCTACCGAAGAAAATTTATCCC GTActcaatcaattaaaattgggAAATGCAGCTGTAATGTTTAGTACGATTAAATCATATATGACGATTCTCACAAATGTAGTAGCGACAACGATTTTTCTAATTACTCTTCACGTTTCCAAAGCTGTCGATTTCAAAGATCTAAC AGATAATggagtaatatattttcttggaAACTTGGGAACAAGATTTTGGCAACGTTTACGGAGGGAGTTTCCAGAAGTTAAGACCATCAAGGAAAACAGATATCGTTACAACAATCGTAGAAGTGACCGTAATAAAAATCGCATAATTATTCGCTACAGGTAG
- the LOC118647814 gene encoding uncharacterized protein LOC118647814 isoform X2, giving the protein MSLFKMVKLSCTIWALVLKSLKIPIFQTCFANALEDEFGYPLISSPPITSFLIAFLVTAFFLEFAITCIWTPIDVLILSTLPKKIYPVLNQLKLGNAAVMFSTIKSYMTILTNVVATTIFLITLHVSKAVDFKDLTDNGVIYFLGNLGTRFWQRLRREFPEVKTIKENRYRYNNRRSDRNKNRIIIRYR; this is encoded by the exons atgtcattgTTCAAAATGGTAAAATTATCGTGCACGATATGGGCATTAGTgcttaaaagtttaaaaattccGATTTTTCAAACGTGCTTTGCTAACGCTTTGGAAGACGAATTTGGTTATCCTCTGATATCGAGTCCGCCAATTACGTCTTTCTTAATTGCG TTTCTCGTAACCGCGTTTTTTCTGGAATTTGCAATCACATGTATATGGACGCCTATAGACGTACTTATCTTAAGCACGCTACCGAAGAAAATTTATCCC GTActcaatcaattaaaattgggAAATGCAGCTGTAATGTTTAGTACGATTAAATCATATATGACGATTCTCACAAATGTAGTAGCGACAACGATTTTTCTAATTACTCTTCACGTTTCCAAAGCTGTCGATTTCAAAGATCTAAC AGATAATggagtaatatattttcttggaAACTTGGGAACAAGATTTTGGCAACGTTTACGGAGGGAGTTTCCAGAAGTTAAGACCATCAAGGAAAACAGATATCGTTACAACAATCGTAGAAGTGACCGTAATAAAAATCGCATAATTATTCGCTACAGGTAG
- the LOC105839335 gene encoding uncharacterized protein LOC105839335 encodes METVKYYANFIDPHWIAVVATGLYTHLRQICIIGLCFEEENILPFDPSYASILFVFSVLCLLAEYRLWPVTLKEPPIQLLYIYEMLIAALSTNLAIHMVWIPMLHVIHCLTQESSKWLSWLNTAIGLDSYSWLISFAEHMAADYAATYMAFCMSLLSFVWMLDATESLDTFLDTWSK; translated from the exons ATGGAAACTGTgaaatattatgcaaatttcATAGATCCTCATTGGATCGCCGTAGTGGCGACAGGATTGTACACTCATTTACGACAGATCTGCATAATCGGTTTGTGTTTCGAAGAGGAGAACATTTTGCCTTTCGATCCATCGTACGCGTCAATACTCTTTGTATTCTCAGTTTTATGTCTGTTAGCAGAATACAGACTATGGCCCGTAACTCTTAAAGAACCACCAATTCAGctactatatatttatgaa atGTTAATAGCTGCATTAAGTACAAATTTAGCAATTCATATGGTATGGATACCAATGCTGCACGTAATTCATTGTTTAACCCAAGAATCCAGTAAGTGG TTGTCGTGGTTAAATACCGCTATAGGTTTGGATAGCTACTCTTGGTTGATTTCCTTTGCGGAACATATGGCTGCAGACTACGCAGCGACGTACATGGCATTTTGTATGTCGTTATTGTCGTTTGTGTGGATGCTGGACGCTACCGAATCTCTGGACACGTTTCTGGATACGTGGAGCAAGTAG